Genomic DNA from Hordeum vulgare subsp. vulgare chromosome 2H, MorexV3_pseudomolecules_assembly, whole genome shotgun sequence:
atctgatgtttatcAGATTTTGGCATACGAAACAAACGAAAAATCACTTTCACCCTGGATTGTTCAAAGTGTCCCACATAAAATGGGGCAGATAATTCGAAAATGCGACCTTAAACGAATAACTGAAACATGACAGTTAGTTTCGAGAAGAGAAGCGTCGATGATCACCTTGAGGTTGTAGGAGACGTCGAAGTGGAGGCAGAGCCCGAAGTGCAGGAAATGGGCGGGGGAGCCCACGCCGGGCAGCCGCGGCAGCGGGTCGCCGGCGTAGGTGAACCGGAAGTGCCGCTTCTTGGGCCTGTCGAGGTTCCGCTCCGCGAACATGGCGACCATGGCGTCGCCCACCTGCGGCTGCCCGAACGTGTACACCCCGGCCAGCCGGTCCATCACGGCCTTCTCCCTGTGGTACGCCATGACCGTCGCGAACAGCACCGCCAGCGCGCCGCCGCTCCCGTGCCCGGTCACCAGCAGCCTCGCCTTCGGGCTCGCCTCCAGGAGCCCCTTCACGGCGTCGCGGATGGCGTAGTACGCGTACACCTTCTGGGGCTTGCCCTTGACGTGCTCCACCCACTTGGGCCACCCCATGTTGCGCTGCGCGCCCAGCGCGTGCGTGTAGGCGGCGTGCGCGCGCCCGAGCCGCGGCAccttgtgccacgacgggtccagGTCGGCGCGCCACCGCGACGCGTCGAACGCCGGCGTCCCGCGgaacgccaccaccaccagctccgcGTCCGGCGCCGCCCTGTCGCAGAACACGAACGCCTGCGCCGTGTACGCGCTCTCGAACTCTGGAACAGTCGGCACGCACCACGTTACgtacgcacgcacgcacgtacgCCGAGCACACAGCAGAGCTGATTAATGGTTACCATTCCAGCAGTTGTAGAACTCGACGAACTCCATCTGCCAGCGGCGGGCGACCACGTCGCGGATGAAGGCCTCGTTCTCGTACGCCACCTTGGACGCCATCACGCACAGCGCGGCGTGGTGCCGGCTGTCCCCCGCCGCGATGCTCCTGTCCAGATCGACTCGCCGGTCAATGAGCGCCGTCAGCGACCGGTACGACGCCGACGATCTGTCCGGATACTCCATCTTCCCTGCAACCAGCCAATCAGCCACGGTAGAGTTCATTTCAGTTTGCATTGCAGCCAAGACACGCGCCAAACACAAGCAGTGCGTGCACGCGTTCATGCGCTGACCGTGGAGGATGTTGTCGATGAAGTTGAGCGCGAACTCGACGGCGACACCGATGGCGGCCACGGGGCCGGCGAGCGAGAGGAGGAGGATCTGCAGGAGGAGGTTGAGGAAGAGGGCGAGCCGGCGGGGGAAGCTGCGGATCTCGGTGCTGGCGAAGCAGTCGACGGCCTTGTTCCGGCCGACCTTGGGGGAgaagagaaggtggaggaggtcgAACGGGCTGGCCCTGTCGGGGCGTAGCACCATGTAGTCATTGCTGAAGCAGTAGTCGAGCTTGCTCATGCTGGCTAGGCGCTGATCAATGGTCTATGCAGGGCTTGCAGGCTATGGAGAGAGGGTCGTGTATGTTATGATTCTTTGGGCAGTAGAGGGAAAGTATAATTGCAATAGGCGAATTGTTTTCTCAGCTGAATATTTTCCTCCGTTTTTCACTGGTTTTTGCTGCGTCTCATGATTTCTCTTGTAGGAGTAGTATGTTTGCTGAGGATATCGATTTGACTATCTGTGGTTAACTTTGCGTTGAAAATTTCTGGTTGTGGCAAAGATACTGTGAATTATATATTCTGGATGTGGCTGCCTCAAGCCTACATGTTACATACTTGTCACAAGAGGCGGCATGAAAATTACATGGAACAGTTGGGAAATCTTGTTTTTTTTTAATTCTTACACTTTTCATGTGGTTTTCAGAGGAGACGAGTCCTTGTCATTCTTGAATTGTGTATTTTGGATTCATCTTTCATTTGTCAGAAATAGCGAAAGCCTGAAGTGATAGTGCTCTCTAGAGGCTTCGGCGATTGAGAGAAATTGAGATCGATCAATAGTGACAAATAAACGGGAATCTAATGTTCCTCAATTGATCAACAATTTTCATGGACGCTAGTCGCCTAAAATTAGAATTTGGGCGAGTCGATTCAGTGGAGAAGGAAGCAACAGTGCATTAAGGCCGTCCACGACAGGTTTGATCTTGCCTAGGACCATTTGACAATTTCAGAAAAACATCCAAAGACCCATGTAGATGACGGTGGTGAAAAGTTTAGTCTCATCTTGCTAGTGAAGAAGAAGTTAAACCTTTTTATAAAAgtttctcttccacatgctattgaagcatgagaagagaagaagcCCTTGCgcactcctccgccgcccgccttgcCACGATATGTCGCGCCGCGTCACGGGTTATGAGATTGAGCCGAGCCGAGTTTATACTTACACGTTTGTTTTTATCGGTCAGGAATGGAGAGTGCGTAACGGACATGCCACGATCTGAGACGTCGGATCATGGATTGttgccgactcggacgtgggcccAACCCACGTCTCTCTATCCGGACGTGCATATATATATGgccaattaggtttttggggagcgactacgcgactgctcgcctcctttTGACTACTTCCTCTACATCCACGTCGTCCTCGTCAGCATCATGGCTCCACTAACCGACGCTGACTGTCTCGCCACCGAGAAGCTCGAAGCCGACAAGAAGGCGACCGAGGAGGATGTCGCCGCCACTGCCgcggctacggccaactggccgattgaagGGTATAACGTGCTTATCCTGCTCATGTTTATTCCAAATCCTCGTAGAACGCCGAAAATGGCTTACCTCATGCAAGTTTATGAAATTGGCCTAGCTGATGCGAACCTACTCAGGACCCAACATGCCATCATTGTTTAGGTCAAGATTTGAAATTTGTCAAATCATAATGTGCCAGTTGGGGGATGCCAACCTACCACTCAGGTTATTCGTTATTTTCAAAATGGCATTGACACATCGGTGGATAGCCTATATATGCTTCAAAATTTTGGTAATCCCATTGATATCATGAATATCAAGCTGAAGAGATTTAAGAAGTATTTTAAAGGGTGGGGCTCAAATAATTTTCGTCAAGCCaggaagagaagaaagtggttgaggGAGGAGTTAGGGCATATTGAAGAATTGCAAGAAACTGATACTTTGAGCCCTGAGCTTTATTGCAAAAAAGTGGAGATGCTAGTAGAATTAAATAGCTTGCTGATGGAAGAGGAGGTAGCTTGGCTAGAGAAGTCACATGATAATTGGTTACTAAAAGGTGATAGTAACACTGAATATTTCCATAGGATGGTGaatgggaggagaaggaggaatactATCATTTCACTTAGCTGCGGGGATGTGATAATAGAAGGGAATAAGAACATGCTTAAACACGCCACTGATTTTTATAAAGATCTATTTGGCCCTGCTGGAAACCTATGTAAGATAGATGGGAATATGTGGGATGATAAAGAGGAATTAGGAGATATTGAGAATTTTCTCTTACTTAGGCCTTTTTCGGACACGGAAGTTAAAAATGCTTTGTTCTTGATGAAACATAACAAGGCCCCTGGACCTGATAATATTCCAATTGAATTTTTCCAATCCTGCTGGGATATTGTTAAGAAAGATGTGATGTTACTTTTTGACTGGTTTCATGAGAATAATCTCGATGTGGAAAGACTCAACTATGGTATTTACTGGGTTAGCGGCGGACTTAGTGGAAAACGGGGTGGCAATACTTGAATACGCTGATGATACTATTCTATGCTTTGAAGACAATGTTAGTAATGCTTTGAATATCAAACTGCTGCTTTATCTTTTTGAGATTATGTCTGGTTTGAAAATCAATTTTTTGAAGAGTGAGATTTTCTCAGTTGGTGCGgatgatgatactatgaggaatTATGCTGATATGTTCAATTGTGAGATTGGGGCTTTTCCTATTAAGTACCTGGGTATGCCTGTTAGTTATGCTAGGCTTAAATGCAGTGATTGGCTTTTTGTAGATGACAAATTTATTAGTCATGGGGAATCCTGGATTAGTGAATCTCTGTCGAGTGGGGGTTGACTTATTAAGGTTAACGCGGTGTTATCTCATAttccctcatactatatgtccatGGCTGTGATAAAAAAATCTACACTAGAGAAATGGGACAAACCTAGAAGAAAATTCTTTTGCCACCGCAAAGGAAGGAAGGGGTATCATATGGTGAAATGGACCTGTGTTTGTAGATCTAAAGCAAAGGGGGGGGGGTCTGGGGGTTAAAGATTTAAGGAAGCAGAATATCATCTTGCTAGCTAAATGGTGGTGGAAGCTGGAGAAAAAGAAAGGATTATGGCAGGATATAGTGAAAGCTAAGTACCTTAGAAGAACATCTGTGGCTAAGGTTAAACAGAAAGCTACTGATTCTCCCTGttggaaaaatattttgaaagttaaggagcattacatggctggtaGAGGGGTGGTGCTTAAAAAAGGTGACATTGCTAGCCTTTGGCTAGATGATTTGGGTGAGAATATCCTTCTTAAAGATAGATATCCTGATCTTTTTGAAATTTGCCTAGATAAGGAGTGTAATGTTGATAAACTGTAGAGTATGAATTATTTAACTTCTTTTAGGAGAAGGTTATCTCCAGCTATGCTTCAGAAATGGGATGAAATGAAGCAATATGTGTTGGATAAAATTTGTGCAGATAAAAATGATGAGGTTTACTGGAAGTTAGATAATTCCAGAGAATATTCCACTAAATCTATGTATAGATGGTTAGAAAGAAATCTTGCGGGGCCCATTATAAGTGGATTTGGGGGACTAAGATTCCTTTGAAGATTCAAATCTTCATGTGGCAGTTATTTCAAAACTCCATTCTTACTAGAGATAATATGAGAAAACGCCAGTGGGAGGGGGAGCCTAAATGTTCTTTCTGTAATGAACTTGAATCGGCGCAACATCTGTTCTTTGGGTGCTCGGTGGCCAAGATTGTTTGGAGAACGGTTGGTGCTGTTTTTGGTACTAGTTATATCCCGAAAACAATTTGGCAGGTTTACTCTTGGTTGTATGCTTTTTTGCTCGGCTTGTGCGAGATCTATACTGTTGGCTTAGCTGCAGTTTGCTGGTCAATTTG
This window encodes:
- the LOC123430986 gene encoding triacylglycerol lipase OBL1-like encodes the protein MSKLDYCFSNDYMVLRPDRASPFDLLHLLFSPKVGRNKAVDCFASTEIRSFPRRLALFLNLLLQILLLSLAGPVAAIGVAVEFALNFIDNILHGKMEYPDRSSASYRSLTALIDRRVDLDRSIAAGDSRHHAALCVMASKVAYENEAFIRDVVARRWQMEFVEFYNCWNEFESAYTAQAFVFCDRAAPDAELVVVAFRGTPAFDASRWRADLDPSWHKVPRLGRAHAAYTHALGAQRNMGWPKWVEHVKGKPQKVYAYYAIRDAVKGLLEASPKARLLVTGHGSGGALAVLFATVMAYHREKAVMDRLAGVYTFGQPQVGDAMVAMFAERNLDRPKKRHFRFTYAGDPLPRLPGVGSPAHFLHFGLCLHFDVSYNLKAFTEIPGETASPSSAAAGLVASRVNAARELARSAYLGYTRGAYFREGWLLMLMRVLAVALPGLPFHRAHDYVNGVALAARIPKDE